One Megalops cyprinoides isolate fMegCyp1 chromosome 4, fMegCyp1.pri, whole genome shotgun sequence genomic window carries:
- the cdk7 gene encoding cyclin-dependent kinase 7: MMAVDVKSRTKRYEKLDFLGEGQFATVYKARDKTTNTIVAIKKIKVGHRTEAKDGINRTALREIKLLQELSHPNIIGLLDAFGHKSNISLVFDYMETDLEVIIKDTSLVLTPANIKAYILMTLQGLEYMHHHWILHRDLKPNNLLLDENGVLKLADFGLAKAFGSPNRVYTHQVVTRWYRAPELLFGARMYGVGVDMWAVGCILAELLLRVPFLPGDSDLDQLTKIFEALGTPTEDTWPGMTSLPDFVSFKPFTGTPLEHIFSAAGDDLLELLQGLFTFNPCARITATQALKKRYFSNRPGPTPGPQLPRPNSSVEALKEKENLTIGIKRKRDCLEQGSLKKKLIF; this comes from the exons AAGAACAAAACGATATGAGAAACTCGATTTTCTTGGAGAGGGTCAG TTTGCCACTGTTTACAAAGCCAGGGATAAGACTACAAATACAATAGTTGCTATCAAAAAG ATCAAAGTAGGTCACAGAACAGAGGCTAAAGATG GCATCAACAGGACGGCCCTCCGAGAAATCAAGCTCCTTCAAGAGCTAAGTCACCCTAACATAATTGGG CTTCTAGATGCCTTTGGACACAAATCCAACATCAGTCTGGTGTTTGACTACATGGAGACAGATCTGGAG GTGATAATAAAGGACACCAGCCTGGTCCTGACTCCAGCCAACATCAAGGCCTACATCCTGATGACTCTGCAAGGCCTGGAGTACATGCACCATCATTGGATTTTACACAGG GACTTGAAGCCCAACAACCTGCTGCTGGATGAGAACGGGGTGCTCAAGCTGGCTGATTTTGGGTTAGCGAAAGCATTCGGGAGCCCAAACAGAGTCTACACGCATCAAGTGGTAACAAG ATGGTACCGTGCTCCCGAGCTGCTTTTTGGTGCCCGGATGTACGGGGTGGGCGTGGACATGTGGGCTGTGGGCTGCATCCTCGCGGAGCTTCTCCTGAGA GTACCATTTTTACCAGGAGACTCAGACCTGGACCAGCTGACAAAGATATTTGAAGCCTTGGGCACACCAACAGAAGACACATGGCCT GGCATGACCAGCCTCCCAGACTTTGTGTCCTTCAAACCGTTCACCGGAACCCCGCTGGAGCACATATTCAGTGCCGCGGGGGACGACCTGCTGGAGTTACTGCAGGGCCTGTTTACCTTCAACCCCTGCGCACGCATCACCGCCACGCAG GCTTTGAAGAAGAGGTATTTCAGTAACAGACCAGGCCCCACCCCTGGTCCACAGCTCCCTCGGCCTAACTCCTCCGTCGAGGCcctgaaagagaaggagaaccTCACCATCGGAATCAAAAGGAAACGTGACTGTTTAGAACAAG gttCCCTGAAGAAGAAGTTGATTTTCTGA
- the serinc5 gene encoding serine incorporator 5: MCTPCCISQLACCCGSAACSLCCGCCPKIKQSTGTRFMYALYFLLVTSICVIMMLSPTVENEIRDHIPFYTEMCENLNAGENCKALVGYSAVYKVCFGMACFFFIFSVFTFRVRTSTGWRAAIHNGFWFLKFLALLGCCAGGFFLPNQEKFLEVWRYVGATGGFIFLLIQLMLLVEFAHRWNKNWTSGIKYNKLWYAALALVTLLLFSVAVGALVFMSLYYTHPEACTLNKIFLGVNATLCLFVSLLAISPFIQKLQPTSGLLQSGVITVYVMYLTFSALSSKPIETVEKDGANVTVCKFPFNYGSEGDKKIVTGVGTVILFGCVLYSCLTSTTRRSSAALRVCRTTMPENERARCCFCCGDDGDDYEDEERTGGGQNVMYDEREGTVYSYSYFHFVFFLGSLYVMMTVTNWFHYEDAKLEKLLDGSWSVFWIKMASCWVCLLLYTWTLVAPMICPKRFEA; this comes from the exons ATGTGTACGCCTTGCTGCATTTCACAG cTGGCCTGCTGCTGCGGCTCGGCCGCGTGCTCCCTCTGCTGCGGCTGCTGCCCCAAGATCAAGCAGTCGACGGGCACGCGCTTCATGTACGCCCTCTACTTCCTGCTGGTCACCAGCATCTGCGTCATCATGATGCTGTCCCCCACCGTGGAGAACGAGATCCGGGATCAC ATTCCATTctacacagaaatgtgtgagAACCTGAACGCGGGGGAGAACTGCAAGGCCCTCGTCGGGTACTCGGCGGTGTACAAGGTCTGCTTCGGCATGGCCtgcttcttcttcatcttctcaGTCTTCACCTTCAGAGTGCGCACCAGCACCGGCTGGCGGGCAGCCATCCACAACGG GTTCTGGTTCCTGAAATTCCTGGCTTTGCTCGGATGCTGTGCCGGAGGGTTCTTCCTGCCAAACCAGGAAAAGTTCCTTGAAG TGTGGCGCTACGTGGGCGCGACCGGAGGGTTCATATTCCTGCTGATCCAGCTCATGCTCCTGGTCGAGTTCGCTCACAGATGGAACAAAAACTG GACCTCGGGCATCAAGTACAACAAGCTGTGGTACGCGGCGCTGGCCCTGGTCACCCTGCTGCTCTTCTCCGTGGCCGTGGGGGCGCTGGTCTTCATGAGCCTGTACTACACCCACCCCGAGGCCTGCACCCTCAACAAGATCTTCCTGGGGGTGAACGCCACCCTCTGTCTGTTCGTGTCCCTGCTGGCCATCTCGCCCTTCATCCAGAAGC ttcaGCCCACCTCCGGCCTGCTCCAGTCAGGAGTCATCACTGTGTACGTCATGTACCTCACATTCTCGGCGCTCTCCAGCAAGCCCATCGAAA CCGTGGAAAAGGATGGCGCTAACGTCACAGTGTGCAAGTTCCCCTTCAACTACGGCTCGGAGGGCGACAAGAAGATCGTAACAGGCGTGGGCACCGTCATTCTGTTCGGCTGCGTGTTGTACTCCTG TTTGACCTCCACCACTAGGAGGAGCTCAGCTGCACTGAGAGTTTGCCGGACCACCATGCCGGAGAATGAG CGTGCTCGTTGTTGTTTCTGCTGCGGTGATGATGGCG ATGATTATGAGGatgaggagaggacaggaggaggcCAGAATGTCATGTATGATGAGAGGGAAGGGACCGTCTACAGCTACTCCTACTTCCATTTTGTCTTCTTCCTCGGATCCCTCTACGTCATGATGACAGTCACTAACTGGTTCCA ctaTGAGGACGCCAAGCTTGAGAAGCTCCTGGACGGCAGCTGGTCTGTGTTCTGGATCAAGATGGCATCCTGCTGGGTGTGTCTCCTGCTGTACACGTGGACCCTGGTGGCCCCCATGATCTGTCCAAAGAGGTTTGAGGCCTAG